From one Methanocella sp. genomic stretch:
- the amrS gene encoding AmmeMemoRadiSam system radical SAM enzyme, protein MLKEAILWEPLKDGKAKCNVCSYRCVIAPGKLGHCRTRKNIDGRIFSLIYGTVTSEASDPIEKKPLYHFYPGSFSYSVGSVGCNFQCEHCQNWGISQAEIQEVYTTDIMPEELARNAVDSLCKSVSWTYNEPGIWLEYTHDCALKCHEKGIKTIYVTNGYPTPEHMDVMKGLLDAFRVDIKAFSEDFYRKICKSKLEPVLQSTKIARERGMHVEVVNLVIPGQNDSPEEIRALSKWCYDNLGPDTPIHFTRFHPMYHMDHLESTSIKVLERAHDIAKEEGVNYVYLGNTLGNKYENTWCPKCNELLIERYGFQIMRYSITPDKKCPKCGEKIPIVGDYGR, encoded by the coding sequence ATGCTAAAGGAAGCCATCCTCTGGGAGCCGTTGAAGGACGGCAAAGCGAAGTGCAACGTCTGCTCATACCGGTGCGTCATTGCCCCGGGCAAGCTCGGCCACTGCCGTACGCGGAAGAACATCGACGGCCGGATATTCTCGCTCATCTATGGCACCGTGACCTCCGAGGCCAGCGACCCCATTGAGAAGAAGCCGCTCTACCACTTCTACCCTGGCAGCTTTTCGTACTCCGTCGGCTCTGTGGGCTGTAACTTCCAGTGCGAGCACTGCCAGAACTGGGGCATTTCCCAGGCCGAGATCCAGGAAGTCTACACCACGGACATCATGCCCGAAGAATTGGCCCGGAACGCGGTCGATTCGCTGTGTAAAAGTGTCTCCTGGACCTATAACGAGCCGGGCATCTGGCTGGAGTATACGCACGACTGCGCCTTGAAGTGCCATGAAAAGGGCATTAAGACGATCTATGTCACCAACGGTTACCCGACGCCCGAGCACATGGACGTCATGAAGGGACTGCTGGACGCCTTCCGTGTCGATATCAAGGCCTTCAGCGAGGACTTTTACAGGAAGATATGCAAGTCGAAGCTCGAGCCCGTATTACAGTCGACGAAGATCGCCAGAGAGAGGGGCATGCACGTCGAAGTGGTGAACCTGGTCATCCCGGGCCAGAATGACTCGCCCGAGGAGATCAGGGCGCTGTCGAAGTGGTGTTATGATAACCTCGGCCCGGATACGCCTATTCACTTCACCCGTTTCCACCCAATGTACCATATGGACCACCTGGAATCGACCTCAATCAAGGTGCTCGAAAGGGCCCACGATATCGCGAAAGAAGAGGGCGTGAACTACGTGTACCTGGGCAACACACTGGGCAATAAATACGAGAATACCTGGTGCCCGAAATGTAATGAGCTTTTGATCGAGCGCTACGGGTTCCAGATCATGCGCTATAGCATCACGCCCGATAAGAAATGCCCGAAATGCGGAGAAAAAATACCCATCGTCGGCGACTACGGCCGCTGA